Part of the Crossiella cryophila genome, AGGCCCGGCTGGAGGACATCTACCTCCCGTACAAGCCCAAGCGCCGCACCAAGGCCATGATCGCCCGCGAGGCCGGGCTGGAACCCCTCGCCGACGGCCTGCTGGACAACCCGGAGACCGACCCCAAGGCCGCCGCCGCGGTCTTCGTCGACGCCGACAAGGGCGTGGCCGACGTGCAGGCCGCCCTGGACGGCGCCCGCTCCATCCTGGTCGAGCGCTTCGGCGAGGACGCCGACCTGATCGGCTCGCTGCGCGAGGACATGTGGGGCCGTGGCCGGGTGCTGGCCAAGGTGCGCGAGGGCAAGGAGACCGACGGCGCCAAGTTCGCCGACTACTTCGACTTCGCCGAGCCGTTCACCAAGCTGCCCTCGCACCGCATCCTGGCCATGTTCCGCGGCGAGAAGGAAGAGGTCCTCGACCTCACCCTGGAGCCGGAGGAACTCGCCGAGGACGCCCCCACCGGGCCGAGCCGGTTCGAGATCGCCATCGCCGCCCGCTTCGGTGTGGAGGACAAGGGCCGGGCCGCGGACAAGTGGCTCACCGACACCGTGCGCTGGGCCTGGCGCACCAAGATCCTGGTGCACCTGGGCATCGACCTGCGGATGCGGCTGCGCCAGGCCGCCGAGGACGAGGCCGTCCGGGTCTTCGCGGCCAACCTGCGCGACCTGCTGCTCGCCGCGCCAGCCGGCACCCGCGCCACCATGGGCCTGGACCCCGGCTTCCGCACCGGTGTCAAGGTCGCGGTGGTCGACGCCACCGGCAAGGTGGTCGAACACGCCACCATCTACCCGCACGTGCCGCAGCAGCGCTGGGACGAGTCCCTGGCCGTGCTGGCCCGGCTCGCGGACAAGCACAAGGTCGAGCTGATCGCCATCGGCAACGGCACCGCCTCCCGGGAGACCGACAAGCTCGCCGGGGACCTGATCAAGCAGTTCCCGCAGCTCAAGCTCACCAAGACCACCGTGTCCGAGGCGGGCGCGTCGGTGTACTCGGCCTCGGCCTACGCCTCGGCGGAGCTGCCCGAGCTGGACGTGTCCATCCGCGGCGCGGTCTCCATCGCCCGCCGCCTGCAGGACCCGCTGGCCGAGCTGGTCAAGATCGACCCGAAGTCCATCGGCGTCGGCCAGTACCAGCACGACCTGTCCGAGGTGAAGCTGTCCCGCTCGCTGGACGCGGTGGTCGAGGACTGTGTGAACGCCGTCGGCGTCGACGTCAACACCGCCTCCGCCCCGCTGCTGACCAGGGTCTCCGGCATCGGCGAGGGCCTGGCCGAGAACATCGTGCTGCACCGGGACGAGAACGGGCCGTTCAACTCCCGCGGCCAGCTCAAGAAGGTCGCCCGCCTGGGCCCCAAGGCCTTCGAGCAGTGCGCGGGCTTCCTGCGCATCCCGGATGGTGACGACCCCCTGGACGCCTCCAGCGTGCACCCCGAGTCCTACCCGGTGGTGCGCAAGATCGCCGGCGCGGCCAAGCTGGAGCTGAAGGAACTGCTCGGCAACACCCGGGTGCTGACCTCCTTGCAGCCCAAGGACTTCGTCGACGACACCGTCGGCCTGCCCACCGTCACCGACATCCTGAGGGAACTGGACAAGCCCGGCCGCGACCCGCGACCGGCCTTCCAGACCGCGGTGTTCAAGGAGGGCGTGGAGAAGCTCGGCGACCTCCAGCCCGGCATGATCCTGGAGGGCCAGGTCACCAACGTGGCCGCGTTCGGCGCCTTCGTCGACGTCGGTGTGCACCAGGACGGCCTGGTGCACGTCTCGGCCATGTCGAACACCTTCGTCAAGGACCCGCGCGACGTGGTCAAGTCCGGCGACATCGTCCGGGTCAAGGTCCTGGAGGTCGACGCGGCCCGCAAGCGCATCTCGCTCACCCTGCGGCTGGAGGACGAGCCGGAGAAGGGCGGCGGCGGCAACCCGCGCGAGGCCGGTGGCCAGCGCGGCGGCGGCCGTCCGCAGGGTGGCGGAAACCGTGGCGGCGGTGGCGGCGGTCAGCGTGGCGGCTCCGGTGGCGGTCAGCGCCAGGGCGGCTCCGGCGGCGGCAACCGGCGCGACGGCGGTGGCTCCAGCGGTTCCGGTGGCTCCGGCGGCGGTATGGGCGGCGCGATGGCCGACGCCCTGCGCCGCGCGGGCCTGGACAAGAAACTCGGCCGCTAGCAACGACAAACGGCCGGGCTCCCCCCTCGGGAGCCCGGCCGTTCTCCTTTCCTCAGCCCTGCAACGCGAAGCCCGAGGCGCCGAACTCCGCCTCGATGATCTTGTCCAGGATCGGGAAGGGCGCCCAGTCGTTGTTGGTGTGCATGGCGATCGTGTGCCTGCCGTCCGGCGTGCCCAGCACCAGGGTGCAGGTGCCGAAGCTCTGCCCGCCGCTGCCGCGCAGCTTCAGGCCGTTGGACAGGGTCAGCTCGTACAGGCCGAGGCCGTAGCCGGTGTTGGCGATCCAGTGCGAACCCGCGGTGGGGATCGTGGTCCACATCGCCCGGTGCTGCCGCTCGGGCAGCAGACCGCCGGTGATCATGGCGTGGAAGAACGTGGTCAGATCGTCCAATGTAGACACCACGTTGGCCGCGCCCCAGCCCCAGGAGGTGTTGGCCTCGGTGACATCCAGCGGCGGCAGGCCGGCATCCTCCATCAGCTCACCCCAGTTGTCCGGCCGCACGTCCTCCGGCCGCACCCCCTCGCGGAGGAAGATCTTCGCGTAGGCCCTGGGGTGCCTGCCCCGGTACCCGGTCTCCTCGCGGTGCCGGGTGAAGGTGTGCCGCAGCCCCAGCGGTGCGATCACGGTGCGGTCCACTTCGGACTCGAAGCTGTTGCCGGTGGCCTTCTCCACGATGGCCGCGGCGAAGGCGAAACCGCCGTTGGAGTACCAGAATCGCTCACCCGGCGCGCCGACCGGCGGCTGGGACAGGGCGACCCGGAGCACCTCCGCGGGCGGCCACACCTCGAAGCGGTGTGCGTCGAAGGCGGAGCGGAACATGGCGCGGCGCTGGATCTCGGTGGCCATGCCGGTGGCGAACAGGCCGCTGGAGTTGTTCAGCAGGTGCCGGATGGTGATCTTGGCGGCGTCGTACTCGCTGCCGTCCATCGAGCCGGGCAGCCAGTCCTGCACGGTGTCCTCGAGGTCCAGCCTGCCCTCGGTTTCCAGTCGCAGCACGGTGGCCGCGGTGAACGCCTTGGAGATGCTGCCGGTGTGCAGCCGCTCGCCCGGCACCCGGGGCGCGCCGGTGACGGTGTCGGCCGATCCGGCGGAGCCGAACCAGGCGCCGTGCTCGTCCTGGATCCGGACGGCGATGCTGGGCGCGCCCAGCTCCCGCACCACGGTGTCCATGGCCGCCCGCACCCCGTCCCGGCCGGGGCTCTCGAACTCAGTCATCTCGTGTCCTCTCACCGTTGGCTTCGCTGGGGCCAACTGTGCGCGGCGGCGGTGACAGGCGGCTTATAGCGCGCTGACAGCCGCTGACGGTCCGAGTAAGGCCAGCTCACGCAGGGCGTCCGGCCTGGGCAGCTTGGCGCCCGCGCGGTAGGCCGCGGCGTAGCCGGACTCGCCGAGCCGGTCGGTGAGGTCGGCGACCAGGTCGCGCAGTTCGGGGTCGCCCTGGTCGAAGGCGCCGCGCAGGACCTGGCTCAGCCCCAGCGCGGTGGCCGCGCCGGGATGGTCGCCTTCCCGGCTGCGCAGCCAGGCGAGGTGCTGGGCGGCCGGGGCCGGGTCGTTGTCGGCCAGGGCCGCGGTGATCACGGTGGGCAGCAGCGCGCGGGCG contains:
- a CDS encoding serine hydrolase domain-containing protein, whose translation is MTEFESPGRDGVRAAMDTVVRELGAPSIAVRIQDEHGAWFGSAGSADTVTGAPRVPGERLHTGSISKAFTAATVLRLETEGRLDLEDTVQDWLPGSMDGSEYDAAKITIRHLLNNSSGLFATGMATEIQRRAMFRSAFDAHRFEVWPPAEVLRVALSQPPVGAPGERFWYSNGGFAFAAAIVEKATGNSFESEVDRTVIAPLGLRHTFTRHREETGYRGRHPRAYAKIFLREGVRPEDVRPDNWGELMEDAGLPPLDVTEANTSWGWGAANVVSTLDDLTTFFHAMITGGLLPERQHRAMWTTIPTAGSHWIANTGYGLGLYELTLSNGLKLRGSGGQSFGTCTLVLGTPDGRHTIAMHTNNDWAPFPILDKIIEAEFGASGFALQG
- a CDS encoding Tex family protein, coding for MTTSIHQRIAEEIGVREGQVRSAVELLDGGSTVPFIARYRKEATGMLDDTQLRTLEERLRYLRELEERRAAVLESVRSQGKLDEALEAQILAADSKARLEDIYLPYKPKRRTKAMIAREAGLEPLADGLLDNPETDPKAAAAVFVDADKGVADVQAALDGARSILVERFGEDADLIGSLREDMWGRGRVLAKVREGKETDGAKFADYFDFAEPFTKLPSHRILAMFRGEKEEVLDLTLEPEELAEDAPTGPSRFEIAIAARFGVEDKGRAADKWLTDTVRWAWRTKILVHLGIDLRMRLRQAAEDEAVRVFAANLRDLLLAAPAGTRATMGLDPGFRTGVKVAVVDATGKVVEHATIYPHVPQQRWDESLAVLARLADKHKVELIAIGNGTASRETDKLAGDLIKQFPQLKLTKTTVSEAGASVYSASAYASAELPELDVSIRGAVSIARRLQDPLAELVKIDPKSIGVGQYQHDLSEVKLSRSLDAVVEDCVNAVGVDVNTASAPLLTRVSGIGEGLAENIVLHRDENGPFNSRGQLKKVARLGPKAFEQCAGFLRIPDGDDPLDASSVHPESYPVVRKIAGAAKLELKELLGNTRVLTSLQPKDFVDDTVGLPTVTDILRELDKPGRDPRPAFQTAVFKEGVEKLGDLQPGMILEGQVTNVAAFGAFVDVGVHQDGLVHVSAMSNTFVKDPRDVVKSGDIVRVKVLEVDAARKRISLTLRLEDEPEKGGGGNPREAGGQRGGGRPQGGGNRGGGGGGQRGGSGGGQRQGGSGGGNRRDGGGSSGSGGSGGGMGGAMADALRRAGLDKKLGR